A single genomic interval of Lathyrus oleraceus cultivar Zhongwan6 chromosome 7, CAAS_Psat_ZW6_1.0, whole genome shotgun sequence harbors:
- the LOC127108273 gene encoding F-box/LRR-repeat protein At3g03360: MITMKDLLKISILSKRWGEVWALRRNLHFDTLNVFGDSDSSIIERLVNLDNERDEFAKRVDQFVKSFSGRVIDSFLVKFCLNGDQSTIIDRWIRFAIERGAERIDLLFGGVLYGYSHLRNCYKFPLDLLLEINTLTLKHLRLQRCLIFHPTNYDFSPLKNLRFLSLSKVKVDEILLESLLSNCRLLEELQLDACQFEASMPMIISSSLINLKIIYPHNRRMVEVELTLVDCLKLTSLEYDGYGLNTMSINTPAMKCIDFTISYEDYLDIFAFSKFPQLEIMSIDMSSTVITSLKITQSLKYLKQFNLSLLWDGNISKEADYSLLWILNILQVSPLLHRLSIMLTNPKFLKNQKDIRDIEDIEAFSHDKVKVIELGGCVGNWFEIEFVINILKYVPKLEQMVLNPGWKEHGTLDWVSETVSFQSARQRISEKLQGEKVVGREKIVLV, from the exons ATGATAACCATGAAAGATTTGTTGAAAATTAGTATATTATCTAAAAGGTGGGGTGAAGTTTGGGCTCTGAGAAGAAATCTCCACTTTGATACTCTGAATGTGTTTGGAGACTCGGATAGTTCAATCATAGAAAGACTTGTGAATTTGGATAATGAAAGAGATGAATTTGCAAAACGTGTGGATCAATTTGTTAAGAGCTTTTCAGGCAGAGTGATCGATTCGTTTTTGGTAAAATTTTGTTTGAATGGTGACCAAAGCACCATTATTGATAGATGGATACGTTTTGCTATTGAAAGGGGAGCAGAAAGAATCGATCTACTCTTTGGAGGAGTGTTATATGGATATAGTCATCTACGTAACTGTTATAAATTTCCCTTAGACTTACTTTTGGAGATCAATACTTTAACTCTGAAGCATTTGCGTCTTCAACGTTGTCTTATTTTCCATCCCACTAACTATGACTTTAGTCCGTTAAAAAATTTAAGATTTCTTTCACTCAGCAAGGTAAAAGTGGATGAAATCTTGTTAGAAAGTTTGTTATCCAATTGTCGACTTCTTGAAGAGCTTCAGTTAGATGCATGTCAGTTTGAAGCATCAATGCCGATGATAATAAGTTCATCCTTAATAAATCTCAAGATTATATACCCTCACAATAGAAGAATGGTGGAAGTAGAATTGACTCTAGTGGATTGCCTTAAACTAACTTCATTGGAGTATGATGGATATGGCTTGAATACCATGAGCATTAATACCCCTGCGATGAAATGCATTGACTTCACCATTTCATACGAAGATTATCTTGACATATTTGCTTTCTCAAAATTTCCTCAACTTGAAATTATGAGTATAGATATGTCTTCCACG GTCATAACTTCTCTAAAAATAACCCAATCACTCAAATATCTTAAACAATTCAACTTAAGCCTTTTATGGGATGGGAACATCTCTAAGGAAGCCGATTATAGTCTTTTGTGGATTTTAAACATCCTTCAAGTTTCTCCACTTTTACATAGACTTTCAATCATG CTTACAAATCCAAAGTTCCTTAAAAATCAAAAAGATATTAGAGATATTGAAGATATTGAAGCATTTTCTCACGACAAGGTTAAAGTTATTGAATTAGGAGGGTGTGTTGGCAATTGGTTCGAAATTGAATTTGTTATAAATATTCTAAAATATGTTCCAAAGCTTGAGCAAATGGTTTTGAATCCCGGCTGGAAAGAACATGGCACATTGGATTGGGTTTCTGAGACTGTGTCCTTTCAAAGTGCACGTCAAAGGATTAGTGAAAAACTTCAAGGAGAAAAAGTTGTGGGAAGAGAAAAAATTGTGCTCGTATAA